In Synechocystis sp. PCC 6714, the following are encoded in one genomic region:
- a CDS encoding amino acid ABC transporter ATP-binding protein, with the protein MTSPTAPLISFDQLQKNFGPLQVLRGVTGEIYPKDVISIIGPSGCGKSTFLRCLNRLEPISGGRLEVAGVDLSGAKIDQKHLRQLRVRVGMVFQHFNLFPHLTVLQNLLLAPRKVLQIPMAEAKDRALTYLDKVGLGSKANNYPDQLSGGQKQRVAIARGLCMKPEILLFDEPTSALDPELVGEVLNVMKQLAEEGMTMAVVTHEMQFAREVSNRVFFFNQGVIEEEGDPNEVFRSPKSDRLRAFLSRIQSS; encoded by the coding sequence ATGACTTCCCCCACTGCGCCCCTGATTTCCTTTGACCAGTTGCAGAAAAACTTTGGCCCGCTCCAAGTTCTGCGGGGGGTAACGGGGGAAATTTATCCCAAAGATGTGATTTCCATCATTGGTCCTTCCGGTTGCGGCAAAAGTACTTTTCTGCGCTGCCTTAATCGCCTAGAACCCATCAGTGGTGGTCGGCTGGAAGTGGCAGGGGTGGATTTGTCCGGAGCCAAAATTGACCAAAAGCATCTGCGCCAGCTACGGGTGCGGGTGGGCATGGTCTTTCAACATTTCAATCTGTTTCCCCATCTGACAGTGTTGCAAAATCTTTTGCTGGCCCCCCGCAAGGTTCTGCAAATTCCTATGGCGGAAGCTAAGGATCGAGCCTTGACTTACCTCGATAAAGTGGGTTTGGGTAGTAAGGCGAATAATTATCCCGACCAACTCTCCGGCGGCCAAAAACAAAGGGTGGCGATCGCCAGGGGTTTGTGCATGAAACCGGAAATTTTGTTGTTTGACGAACCCACCAGCGCTCTGGATCCGGAATTGGTGGGGGAAGTGCTGAACGTAATGAAACAGTTAGCTGAAGAGGGCATGACCATGGCGGTGGTAACCCATGAAATGCAGTTTGCCCGGGAAGTGTCCAATCGGGTCTTTTTCTTTAATCAAGGGGTAATTGAGGAAGAGGGGGACCCCAACGAAGTTTTCCGCAGCCCCAAAAGCGATCGCCTGCGGGCATTCCTGAGTCGCATTCAGTCCAGCTAA
- the lexA gene encoding transcriptional repressor LexA, protein MEPLTRAQKELFDWLVSYIDETQHAPSIRQMMRAMNLRSPAPIQSRLERLRNKGYVDWTDGKARTLRILHQKPKGVSVIGELKGGELVEADAEEVEKIDFAPLMKKSSVFALRVMSNDLVDDFIVEGDMLILRSVTGEEEIEDGELVAASVKGGKIAIKRYYQDGTKVVLKASNNKGPGQELKASDVEIQGILMGVWRNFQAI, encoded by the coding sequence ATGGAACCTCTCACCCGAGCCCAAAAAGAACTTTTTGACTGGTTGGTCAGTTACATTGACGAAACCCAACACGCCCCTTCGATCCGCCAAATGATGCGGGCCATGAATTTACGCTCTCCGGCCCCTATCCAAAGTCGGTTGGAACGACTACGCAATAAGGGTTACGTCGATTGGACTGACGGTAAAGCCCGCACCCTGAGAATCCTTCACCAAAAACCCAAAGGAGTTTCCGTCATCGGTGAACTCAAAGGCGGTGAACTGGTGGAGGCGGACGCAGAGGAGGTGGAAAAGATTGATTTTGCCCCCCTAATGAAGAAATCATCGGTTTTTGCCCTCAGGGTAATGAGCAATGACCTGGTGGACGATTTCATTGTTGAAGGCGATATGCTAATTCTCCGTTCTGTGACCGGGGAAGAGGAAATCGAAGATGGGGAATTGGTGGCCGCTAGTGTTAAAGGTGGCAAAATTGCTATCAAACGCTATTACCAAGATGGGACAAAAGTTGTACTCAAGGCCTCCAACAACAAAGGCCCCGGTCAGGAACTAAAAGCCAGCGACGTTGAAATCCAGGGAATTTTGATGGGGGTTTGGCGCAATTTCCAGGCTATTTAG
- a CDS encoding peptide ABC transporter substrate-binding protein — MFLNPTAVFKSRSCQKLMGGLLPLMLFACGSPNVSDGGTGQNRSETLKILSWQAPTILNPHLATGFKDAEASRIALEPLASFDQEGNLVPFLAAEIPSEENGGVAADGLSVTWKLKPNVLWSDGQPFSADDVVFTYKFLSDPKTGATSTGTYEAIAKVEAVDKNTVKITFKEPNPAWFLPFVGSEGMILPQHVYKDFVGEKARQAPANLLPIGTGPYRVTSFKPGDVVLYEVNPHYRDQENVGFQQVEVKGGGDATSAARAVLQTGDADFALNLQVEDSILQSLAQGGKGQVVTDLGSLSERVIFNLSDPDPVRTNGDRSSVKFPHPFLQDPLVRKAITLGIDRDLIAKQLYGVTGQPTANVLLLPQQYASQNTSFQFNPTEAQQLLDQAGWKDSNGDGIRDKNGIELQMVFQTSVNPLRQKTQQVVKQNLQAIGVGVELKSIDPSVFFSGDPANPDTLERFQGDLSMFTTGNTNPDPSKYMQTFTCEAIPSAENQWSGDNYGRYCSTEYDQLWQTAVAELNPEKRQQLFIQMNDLLVDDYILVPLVHRASVVAVGDRLDGVQLTPWDRPTWNIKDWQPK; from the coding sequence GTGTTTCTAAATCCTACCGCCGTTTTTAAATCCCGTTCCTGCCAAAAATTGATGGGAGGACTGTTGCCCCTAATGCTATTTGCCTGTGGTAGCCCCAATGTCAGTGACGGAGGAACTGGGCAGAATCGTTCAGAAACATTGAAAATACTGTCCTGGCAGGCTCCCACCATTTTAAATCCCCATTTGGCCACTGGTTTTAAAGATGCAGAAGCCAGTCGCATCGCCCTAGAACCTTTGGCTAGTTTTGACCAAGAAGGCAATTTAGTGCCCTTTTTAGCAGCGGAAATTCCCAGCGAGGAAAATGGGGGCGTGGCGGCCGATGGTCTCTCCGTTACCTGGAAGCTAAAACCCAATGTGCTTTGGTCTGACGGGCAACCTTTCTCGGCAGACGATGTGGTTTTTACCTACAAATTTTTAAGTGATCCCAAAACTGGAGCCACCAGCACTGGCACCTACGAGGCGATCGCCAAAGTAGAGGCGGTGGATAAAAATACAGTCAAAATAACCTTTAAGGAACCCAATCCCGCTTGGTTTCTACCCTTTGTGGGCAGTGAAGGGATGATTCTTCCCCAGCATGTTTATAAGGACTTTGTGGGCGAGAAAGCTCGCCAGGCGCCGGCCAATCTTTTGCCCATTGGCACAGGGCCCTATCGGGTCACTAGTTTTAAACCGGGGGACGTGGTGCTATATGAAGTCAATCCCCATTATCGAGATCAAGAAAATGTCGGCTTCCAACAGGTAGAAGTGAAAGGGGGAGGGGACGCCACCTCAGCGGCCCGCGCTGTATTGCAAACCGGGGATGCGGATTTTGCGCTCAATTTACAGGTGGAAGATAGCATTCTCCAATCCCTGGCCCAGGGTGGTAAGGGGCAAGTGGTGACGGATTTGGGTAGTTTAAGTGAGCGGGTAATTTTCAATCTTAGTGACCCCGATCCGGTTCGCACCAATGGGGACCGCTCCTCGGTGAAGTTTCCCCATCCCTTTTTGCAAGATCCACTGGTGAGAAAAGCTATTACCTTGGGTATTGACAGGGATTTGATTGCTAAACAACTTTATGGTGTGACGGGCCAACCCACAGCCAACGTGTTACTTTTACCCCAACAGTACGCTTCCCAAAATACCAGTTTTCAATTCAATCCCACCGAAGCCCAGCAATTGCTCGACCAAGCGGGCTGGAAAGACAGCAACGGGGATGGTATTCGGGATAAGAATGGCATAGAACTACAAATGGTTTTTCAAACCAGCGTCAATCCCCTGCGACAAAAGACCCAACAGGTCGTTAAACAAAATCTCCAGGCGATCGGGGTAGGGGTGGAGCTAAAGAGCATTGATCCCAGCGTCTTCTTTTCCGGTGATCCGGCCAATCCCGATACTTTGGAACGGTTCCAGGGGGATTTGTCCATGTTCACTACGGGCAATACTAACCCTGACCCCAGCAAATATATGCAAACTTTTACCTGTGAGGCTATTCCTTCCGCTGAAAACCAATGGAGTGGGGACAATTATGGCCGCTACTGCAGCACCGAATACGACCAACTTTGGCAAACGGCCGTGGCGGAATTGAACCCGGAAAAACGGCAGCAGTTATTTATCCAGATGAATGACTTGTTAGTGGATGATTATATTCTCGTTCCCTTGGTCCATCGAGCTAGTGTGGTAGCGGTGGGCGATCGCCTGGATGGGGTACAGTTAACCCCTTGGGACCGTCCCACTTGGAACATCAAAGACTGGCAACCCAAGTAG
- a CDS encoding YggT family protein: MDLLLSTLVSFINIYLVLLFIRILLSWFQTAEWAGNIMGFLSPVTDPYLNIFRSFIPPLGGIDFSPILAIFALQFLQQALSSVAVPYGGF; the protein is encoded by the coding sequence ATGGACCTACTCCTTTCTACCCTCGTCAGCTTCATCAACATTTATCTAGTGTTGTTATTCATCCGTATTTTGCTGTCCTGGTTTCAAACAGCGGAGTGGGCCGGCAATATCATGGGTTTTCTTAGTCCTGTGACCGATCCCTATTTGAACATTTTCCGCTCCTTTATCCCTCCCCTGGGAGGCATCGATTTTTCCCCCATTTTGGCTATCTTTGCGTTGCAGTTTCTGCAACAGGCCCTCAGTAGTGTGGCAGTTCCCTACGGCGGTTTTTAG
- the rppA gene encoding two-component system response regulator RppA gives MRLLLVEDEPDLGMALEKALRRENYVVDWVQDGNLAWNYLNQGWVNYTLAIFDWMVPGLSGLELCQKLREQRNSLPILMLTAKDQIADRVEGLDAGADDYLIKPFGMVELLARLRSLQRRSPELQPQQLRVGQWKLDYGTFVVVTPEKVGIALTAKEFQLLEYFMKHPQQILSSEQIKNQLWALSAESTSNVVAAQVRLLRRKLGEYGHGNLVETVYGLGYRFHPHPTDAEQ, from the coding sequence ATGAGATTGTTGTTGGTGGAGGATGAGCCTGACCTAGGAATGGCCTTGGAGAAAGCTCTTCGTCGAGAAAATTACGTAGTTGACTGGGTACAGGATGGCAACCTAGCTTGGAATTATTTGAATCAAGGTTGGGTCAACTATACCTTAGCTATTTTCGATTGGATGGTGCCGGGTTTATCGGGATTAGAATTGTGTCAAAAACTCCGGGAGCAAAGGAATTCTTTGCCGATTCTAATGTTGACAGCGAAGGATCAAATTGCGGACCGGGTTGAGGGTTTAGATGCGGGGGCCGATGACTATTTAATCAAGCCATTTGGCATGGTTGAGCTATTAGCTCGTTTACGTTCCTTGCAACGGCGATCGCCAGAATTGCAACCCCAGCAGTTACGGGTAGGGCAATGGAAATTAGATTATGGAACGTTTGTAGTGGTAACTCCAGAGAAGGTAGGAATTGCCCTCACAGCCAAGGAATTCCAGCTTTTAGAATACTTCATGAAACATCCCCAGCAAATTCTTAGTAGTGAACAAATTAAAAATCAACTGTGGGCGCTGTCAGCGGAATCCACCAGCAATGTGGTGGCGGCCCAGGTGCGTTTGCTACGGCGAAAATTGGGGGAGTATGGCCATGGCAATCTAGTTGAAACCGTGTACGGCTTAGGGTATCGTTTCCACCCCCATCCAACCGATGCAGAACAATAG
- a CDS encoding succinate dehydrogenase/fumarate reductase iron-sulfur subunit, translated as MQVQFQILRQKPQESPYLEKFSLEVEPGTTILECLNRIKWEQDGSLNFRKNCRNTICGSCSMRVNGRSALACKENVGGEIQLFPRVDDAGVPVITVAPLGNLPVIKDLIVDMQPFWDDLERVEPYVSSQGRKVPEREFLQTPAEREKLDQMGNCILCGACYSECNAKSVNPDFVGPHALAKAQRLLGDCRDGATATRLENYNSATAGVWGCTRCYLCNEVCPMEVAPMDQIGKIKSALLARQTARDSRPIRHRKVMVDLVKAGGWVDERKFGIYVVGNFFRDLKGLVSILPLGLRMIGSGKFPLSFGPSAGTKEVRGLIEQVQEAEKLGNR; from the coding sequence ATGCAAGTCCAATTCCAAATTTTACGGCAGAAACCACAAGAGTCCCCCTATTTGGAAAAATTCAGCCTTGAGGTGGAACCCGGCACCACTATTTTAGAGTGTTTAAATCGGATTAAATGGGAGCAGGACGGGAGTCTAAACTTTCGCAAAAATTGTCGCAACACCATCTGTGGCAGTTGCAGTATGCGGGTCAATGGGCGATCGGCTTTGGCTTGCAAAGAAAATGTGGGCGGTGAAATCCAACTGTTCCCTCGGGTTGACGATGCAGGAGTTCCGGTTATCACAGTGGCCCCCTTGGGAAATTTACCGGTCATTAAGGATCTAATTGTCGATATGCAACCTTTCTGGGATGACCTGGAACGGGTAGAGCCCTACGTCAGCAGCCAAGGTCGCAAAGTGCCGGAAAGGGAATTTCTCCAAACCCCAGCGGAACGGGAAAAACTCGACCAGATGGGTAACTGTATCCTCTGTGGGGCCTGCTATTCCGAGTGCAATGCTAAGTCCGTTAACCCCGATTTTGTCGGCCCCCATGCCTTGGCCAAGGCTCAACGTCTACTGGGGGACTGCCGTGATGGGGCAACCGCCACTCGCCTGGAGAATTATAACAGTGCCACCGCTGGGGTCTGGGGTTGTACCCGCTGTTATCTCTGTAATGAAGTTTGTCCCATGGAAGTGGCGCCCATGGATCAAATTGGCAAAATTAAGTCTGCCCTTTTAGCCCGACAAACGGCCCGGGACAGCCGACCCATAAGGCACCGCAAAGTGATGGTAGATTTGGTCAAAGCTGGTGGCTGGGTTGATGAACGCAAATTTGGCATCTACGTGGTGGGGAACTTTTTCCGGGATCTCAAGGGCCTTGTTAGTATTTTACCCCTGGGTTTGCGGATGATTGGTAGTGGAAAATTTCCCCTGTCCTTTGGACCTTCGGCCGGCACGAAGGAGGTGCGGGGCTTAATTGAACAGGTTCAGGAAGCGGAAAAACTCGGTAACCGCTGA
- the rppB gene encoding two-component system sensor histidine kinase RppB — MQNNRLFNLSRWRLASYYAGVMGLILGFCGLVVYETTSQDHWRSLDQELTSLAGTLHDGLEPLLQEPGQLEPSVQQILPNLCLGNIACPRLPQRSHILNATQQPGYYVRFLDLNGQLLATAGENPPGLAFERETTRQKPLTDQKGNRYHQVSLQLKTATGQPWGYLKVGRSLVEYDHHLHTIQGFLVWGLPIVMIVVGGASWWLAGLAMEPVYLSYQQIQQFTADIAHELRTPITAIQATLETTLSVEPNSEETYSTLQTIKRQNYRLNHLIHDLLLLSRMDLTTVNPTQFTPCCLNDLVSDLVEEFAGLGITAGVKLSAKFRAEQSVWVRGEEEELYRLVGNLISNAIHYTPTGGEVNVLLETDKQQAMIKVQDTGIGIAVAQQTRIFDRFYRVDTTRSRQWGGAGLGLAIAQAIAVKHRGSLTVESELGQGSSFIVKLPQFSGPISGA, encoded by the coding sequence ATGCAGAACAATAGATTATTCAATCTATCCCGTTGGCGTTTGGCCAGTTATTATGCCGGGGTCATGGGGCTAATTTTGGGGTTTTGTGGCTTAGTCGTCTATGAAACCACTTCTCAGGACCATTGGCGATCGCTGGATCAAGAGCTTACTTCCCTAGCGGGGACTCTCCATGATGGATTGGAACCACTTTTGCAGGAACCAGGACAGTTGGAGCCTTCCGTTCAACAAATTTTGCCTAATCTTTGCTTGGGTAACATAGCTTGCCCTAGGCTCCCCCAACGAAGCCATATTCTCAATGCTACCCAACAACCGGGTTATTATGTCCGGTTTTTGGACTTAAACGGCCAATTATTAGCAACGGCAGGGGAAAATCCCCCAGGCTTAGCCTTTGAGCGGGAAACCACCCGTCAAAAACCATTAACGGATCAAAAAGGGAACCGCTATCACCAAGTTTCGTTACAGTTAAAAACCGCCACTGGTCAACCTTGGGGCTATTTAAAAGTGGGGCGTTCCTTGGTGGAATATGACCATCATTTACACACGATCCAAGGCTTTTTAGTTTGGGGTTTACCCATTGTGATGATTGTGGTTGGTGGCGCTAGTTGGTGGTTAGCGGGCTTAGCAATGGAGCCGGTTTATCTTTCCTACCAACAAATCCAGCAGTTCACCGCCGATATTGCCCATGAATTACGCACACCAATTACGGCGATTCAGGCAACGTTGGAAACGACATTAAGTGTAGAACCTAATTCTGAGGAAACCTATAGCACCCTGCAAACCATAAAACGACAAAATTATCGTCTCAATCATTTAATCCATGATTTATTACTCCTCTCCCGCATGGATTTAACAACGGTGAATCCGACTCAGTTTACCCCTTGTTGTCTCAATGATTTAGTGAGTGATTTGGTGGAAGAGTTTGCGGGGTTAGGTATTACCGCTGGCGTAAAACTATCGGCCAAGTTTCGCGCTGAGCAAAGTGTTTGGGTCAGGGGAGAAGAAGAAGAACTTTATCGTTTGGTGGGTAATTTAATCAGTAATGCCATTCACTACACCCCAACGGGAGGCGAAGTAAACGTCCTTCTTGAGACTGATAAACAGCAAGCCATGATCAAAGTCCAAGATACGGGCATTGGCATTGCTGTCGCCCAACAAACTCGGATTTTTGACCGTTTTTATCGGGTGGATACGACCCGGTCTCGACAATGGGGAGGAGCAGGATTAGGCCTTGCCATTGCCCAGGCGATCGCCGTTAAGCATAGGGGTTCTTTAACGGTGGAGAGTGAATTGGGTCAGGGGAGTTCATTCATTGTTAAGTTGCCCCAGTTCTCCGGCCCCATTTCTGGGGCATAA
- the crtD gene encoding C-3',4' desaturase CrtD, producing the protein MPCKNAESKSVVVVGAGIGGLTTAALLAQQGYQVKVYEQAAMAGGCASTFRRRGFIFDVGATQVAGLEPGGIHHRILRQLQVNLPEATLCDPACAVFLPGEKQPINVWHDPERWQRERERQFPGSEAFWQLLQTLFQISWRFQGRDPVLPPRSIWDLGQLLGAVRPDTLLTAPFVPLTVGDTLQLLGLGSDQRLKTFLDLQLKLYSQVGADETALLYAATALGVSQAPQGLWHLQGSMQTLGDRLLEGLKNHGGKLFYRQRVEQIHAVQGQVEGITVRDLKTGAIRRESAQHVVANLTVQDLLKTVDQPLPGYQKRVTNLPPSSGAFVIYLGVREDAIPPDCAPHLQFLYDGRGPIGENNSLFVSVSKPGDGRAPDGYRTLIASSFTDVTPWWNTSPEQYQALKESYTKTAIAKLGKYFNLNESTIVHQESATPRTFARYTARDQGIVGGVGQRLTTFGPFGFAPRTPIHNLWLVGDSVHPGEGTAGVSYSALTIARQICVSGATNF; encoded by the coding sequence ATGCCCTGCAAAAATGCTGAATCTAAATCCGTAGTTGTGGTTGGAGCAGGCATTGGCGGTCTGACAACGGCCGCTCTCTTGGCCCAGCAAGGTTATCAGGTCAAAGTTTATGAACAGGCGGCCATGGCCGGGGGCTGTGCTTCCACCTTCCGACGACGGGGTTTTATTTTTGATGTGGGGGCAACCCAGGTAGCGGGTTTGGAACCGGGAGGCATTCACCACCGCATTCTCCGGCAATTGCAGGTGAATTTACCCGAAGCAACATTATGTGATCCAGCCTGTGCCGTCTTTTTACCGGGGGAAAAACAACCCATTAATGTTTGGCATGATCCTGAGCGATGGCAAAGGGAAAGGGAGCGGCAATTTCCCGGCAGCGAGGCATTTTGGCAATTACTGCAAACGTTGTTCCAAATCAGTTGGCGTTTTCAGGGACGAGATCCCGTTTTACCGCCCCGCAGTATTTGGGACCTGGGCCAGTTGCTGGGGGCAGTGCGGCCCGATACCCTACTCACTGCTCCCTTTGTCCCTCTAACAGTGGGAGATACGTTACAGCTGTTGGGTTTAGGGTCAGACCAAAGGTTAAAAACTTTCCTTGATTTACAGTTAAAACTCTATTCCCAGGTGGGGGCCGATGAGACGGCTTTGTTATACGCCGCTACCGCCTTGGGCGTTTCCCAAGCTCCCCAGGGTCTATGGCATCTCCAGGGTAGTATGCAAACCCTAGGCGATCGCCTCTTGGAAGGATTAAAAAACCATGGGGGGAAATTATTTTACCGGCAACGGGTGGAACAAATTCATGCTGTCCAGGGCCAAGTGGAGGGAATAACAGTCAGGGATTTAAAAACTGGAGCTATCCGCCGAGAATCGGCCCAGCACGTGGTAGCTAATTTAACGGTGCAGGATTTACTGAAAACGGTGGATCAGCCATTGCCCGGTTATCAAAAAAGAGTAACCAATTTACCCCCTAGCTCCGGTGCTTTTGTCATTTATTTAGGCGTGAGGGAAGATGCGATTCCCCCAGACTGTGCCCCCCATTTGCAGTTTTTGTACGATGGCCGGGGCCCCATTGGCGAAAATAACTCCCTTTTTGTCAGTGTTAGTAAGCCTGGGGATGGCCGAGCCCCCGATGGATATCGCACTCTGATTGCTTCTTCTTTTACTGATGTAACCCCCTGGTGGAATACTTCCCCGGAGCAATATCAGGCTCTTAAAGAAAGTTATACAAAAACGGCGATCGCCAAATTGGGAAAATATTTCAACCTTAATGAATCCACCATTGTGCACCAGGAAAGTGCTACACCCCGTACTTTTGCCCGCTATACTGCCCGGGACCAGGGCATTGTTGGTGGAGTGGGTCAGCGTTTGACCACCTTTGGCCCCTTTGGCTTTGCACCCCGCACCCCCATTCATAATTTGTGGTTAGTGGGCGATTCCGTTCATCCTGGGGAAGGCACCGCTGGGGTAAGTTACAGTGCCCTCACCATTGCCCGGCAAATTTGTGTCAGTGGAGCAACAAACTTCTAG
- a CDS encoding DUF305 domain-containing protein, protein MGNQFWIYGLAGLLLSGSAAGVTAVYRNQSPPQMAQHGMHMQWTDQSFIEMMIPHHQDAIDMAEMALQKAEHPELKELAQNIIRDQEREIKEMNTWYQQWFKRPVPALSSQGMMGMHQGHGMMAMDLDALATAKNFDQEFIRQMIPHHQMAVMMASNLKTNTERPEMDKLMDDIIRSQSSEIRQMKQWYQNWYGR, encoded by the coding sequence ATGGGCAATCAATTCTGGATATACGGGTTGGCAGGACTACTCCTCAGTGGTTCAGCGGCTGGGGTGACGGCGGTTTATCGCAATCAATCTCCACCACAGATGGCCCAACACGGAATGCATATGCAATGGACGGACCAAAGTTTCATCGAAATGATGATTCCCCACCATCAAGATGCCATTGATATGGCGGAGATGGCCCTACAAAAAGCGGAACATCCTGAATTGAAAGAGTTAGCCCAGAATATTATCCGAGACCAGGAAAGGGAAATTAAGGAAATGAACACCTGGTATCAGCAATGGTTTAAACGACCTGTGCCGGCTTTGTCGAGCCAGGGAATGATGGGAATGCACCAAGGTCATGGCATGATGGCGATGGATTTAGATGCTTTGGCCACAGCCAAAAATTTCGACCAGGAATTTATTCGTCAGATGATTCCCCACCACCAAATGGCAGTGATGATGGCTAGTAATTTAAAAACCAATACAGAACGCCCGGAGATGGATAAATTGATGGATGATATTATCCGTTCCCAAAGTTCGGAAATTAGGCAAATGAAGCAATGGTATCAAAACTGGTATGGCCGGTGA
- the opcA gene encoding glucose-6-phosphate dehydrogenase assembly protein OpcA — translation MSTIQAPPLVSLQAPKDVSLEVIESELAQIWQTSAQQEEGLIATRATTFSFLVYEPDGVQSLLAALGYYTGPIDGITGPRMTAAIKSAQKDLGIVITGSSSPEFKQALQTAFETAHREGNLLSTAERIAKPYSPDLEGSGIADTIAASNPCRIITLCPTAEDDQGVQAQVSAYCPIQKTQQNTLICCEYITLRGTSYALERISGLITELMLPTLPKYVWWKASPETEYGLFQRLLSHADMIIVDSSIFNNPEQDLLQLAQLVNKPEAIADLNWSRLAPWQELTAEAFDPPERRSSVGEIDQISIDYEKGNHAQALMYLGWVASRLQWTPVNYRHEPGVYDIHKIQFCAPNQRAIEAELAGLPLADTGQVLGDLISLKLGSTNAQAQCGTVLCSGTVGCMRMEAGGGAQNYRVQQVTALDDQNTEQLLGRQLQRWGRDALYDESMAIVLAILQLYQAG, via the coding sequence ATGAGTACCATCCAAGCCCCGCCCCTCGTTTCTCTCCAAGCTCCCAAGGACGTTTCCTTAGAGGTGATCGAATCCGAGTTAGCCCAAATTTGGCAGACCAGTGCCCAACAGGAGGAGGGTTTAATCGCCACTAGGGCCACCACCTTTAGCTTTTTAGTCTATGAACCGGATGGGGTACAATCCCTGCTGGCCGCTTTGGGTTACTACACAGGCCCCATTGATGGCATCACTGGCCCCCGTATGACCGCCGCCATTAAGTCCGCCCAAAAAGACCTCGGCATTGTGATAACGGGTTCCTCTAGCCCAGAATTTAAACAGGCCTTGCAAACTGCCTTTGAAACGGCCCATCGGGAAGGAAATTTACTTAGCACCGCCGAGCGCATTGCTAAACCCTATTCCCCCGATCTAGAAGGCAGTGGCATTGCCGACACCATTGCCGCCTCTAACCCCTGCCGCATTATCACTCTTTGTCCCACAGCGGAGGATGACCAGGGAGTGCAAGCCCAGGTTTCCGCCTATTGCCCCATCCAAAAGACCCAGCAAAACACCCTCATCTGCTGTGAATACATCACCCTGCGGGGTACTTCCTATGCGTTGGAAAGAATCAGTGGTTTGATTACGGAGTTGATGCTGCCCACCCTGCCCAAATACGTTTGGTGGAAGGCTAGCCCCGAAACTGAATACGGCTTATTTCAACGGCTGTTGTCCCATGCGGACATGATCATTGTGGACTCCAGCATTTTTAACAATCCTGAACAGGATTTGCTCCAGTTAGCCCAATTAGTCAATAAACCAGAGGCGATCGCCGATTTAAATTGGAGCCGCTTGGCCCCATGGCAGGAATTGACAGCGGAAGCCTTTGATCCGCCGGAGCGCCGTTCTTCGGTGGGGGAAATTGACCAAATTTCCATTGATTACGAAAAGGGTAACCATGCCCAGGCGTTGATGTATTTAGGCTGGGTGGCCAGTCGTTTGCAATGGACCCCCGTTAACTACCGCCATGAACCAGGGGTTTACGACATTCACAAAATCCAATTCTGTGCCCCTAACCAACGGGCGATCGAGGCGGAACTGGCCGGTTTACCCCTCGCGGATACGGGACAGGTGCTGGGGGATTTAATTAGCCTTAAACTAGGATCGACCAATGCCCAAGCCCAGTGTGGCACGGTGCTCTGTTCCGGCACTGTCGGCTGTATGCGGATGGAAGCGGGGGGCGGGGCCCAAAATTACCGAGTGCAACAGGTAACGGCCCTGGACGACCAAAACACAGAACAGTTATTGGGCCGGCAATTGCAGCGCTGGGGCCGGGATGCTCTCTACGATGAGTCCATGGCGATCGTGTTGGCAATTTTACAGTTATACCAGGCAGGATAA